The following DNA comes from Rhodopseudomonas boonkerdii.
GCGCAGCACGTCCTCGAGCTCCGGTTCCGTGGTCGCGAGGCCGGTGGCGATGTTGACCACGATCGGGAAGAAGGAGATCAGAAACGCCGTGACGATGGCCGGCACTTCACCGATCCCGAACCACAGGATCAGCAGCGGCACGATGGCGACTTTCGGGATGGTGTTGAAGCCGATCATCACCGGATAGAGCCCGCGATAGATCGTCCGCGACCAGCCGACCACGAGACCGAGCATGACGCCGAACACCACGGCCAACGCGAAGCCGACCATCGTGACCCACAGCGTGACCCAGGAGTGATAGAGGAACACCTTCCACAGCTTGAACATCGCCGCGAAGGCTGCCGATGGCGGCTGCAGCACCGAGGTGTTGATCTTGAAGGCCGCGCAGGCGCCCTCCCAGATGAGGAAGAGCGCGACGGTGAACATCCAGGGCGCGAGTTTCTCGACGAGACGCGACGTCATGACTTACGCACCTCCGCGATCTTCAGGCGCAGTTCATGCACGATATCGCCGAATTCCTTGTGATAGGTAACTTCAAGATCGCGCGGGCGCGCAAAATCGACCGGCTTGATCTGCACGATGTGGCCGGGACGCGCGCTCATGACATAGATATTGTCGGCGAGGAACGCAGCCTCGCGCAGGTCGTGCGTGACGAGGATCACCGTGAAGCCGAGGCGCTGCCAGAGGTCGCGCAGCACGCACCACAGTTCCTCACGGGTGAAGGCATCCAGCGCCGCGAAGGGCTCGTCGAGCATCAGCAGCGCCGGCTCATGGATCAACGAGCGACACAGCGAGACGCGCTGCTGCATGCCGCCGGAGAGCTCCCACGGATAACGATCGCCAAACCCCGCGAGCCCGACGGTCGCGAGCAACTGCTCGGCCTTGGCGCGGAACTCGGCTTTCTTCGACCGGAACTGCGAGCGATGGGGTTCGACGATTT
Coding sequences within:
- a CDS encoding ABC transporter permease is translated as MTSRLVEKLAPWMFTVALFLIWEGACAAFKINTSVLQPPSAAFAAMFKLWKVFLYHSWVTLWVTMVGFALAVVFGVMLGLVVGWSRTIYRGLYPVMIGFNTIPKVAIVPLLILWFGIGEVPAIVTAFLISFFPIVVNIATGLATTEPELEDVLRALGARKLDIMLKVGIPRALPYFFGSLKVAITLAFVGTVVSETLGANAGLGFLIAQEGASFRMANVYAALLLLAFEGVLMYAVFAWIEQRSTRWAFRSQMSAG
- a CDS encoding ABC transporter ATP-binding protein, with product MDRFVDIDGVTLKYSGATGEITALQDATLKIARGEFAAVVGPSGCGKSTLMRLVTGLHRPTAGTIAIDGKEVKGPVKMAGMAFQHANLLPWRKVIDNVLLPLEIVEPHRSQFRSKKAEFRAKAEQLLATVGLAGFGDRYPWELSGGMQQRVSLCRSLIHEPALLMLDEPFAALDAFTREELWCVLRDLWQRLGFTVILVTHDLREAAFLADNIYVMSARPGHIVQIKPVDFARPRDLEVTYHKEFGDIVHELRLKIAEVRKS